The following proteins are co-located in the [Pasteurella] mairii genome:
- a CDS encoding integrating conjugative element protein, PFL family, whose translation MKRFNKVSIAVVLALSTSPIYADTSLLDKIQFNKSDSVLSDQIYYQIGGGSGYMTPPTRAKSLKAVEFGIGWKANLMCGNFDIKTTVKNQLNGITEGFKDLMGNVMESAKGAVASLPAMVIQRANPQLYDILTNGVYQGRLDFNRLKTSCEAMSKQLADYTLNGRWAKSADLENYKSIVATEPDAQKAQKKSEDNKGKNGKEWIGGQKRGGENQKQIKLIEDVSKAGYNLLHNRNALDESPLTGQSCTGATCQTFDSPQKLSDFLTRTIGEQSISTCIEDCGPKTSSKAGVGLAPTIEEENVQTVEKLEQALNMDTPSKEILAELSSNTIPVTRGLIEALREDPDVEVLSQRLSAEIATAKVMEKMLLARRAILAGMREPYVAADNNVQEELEKALNKIDLEISQVKLEMDLQKMITNNTASVIIQNKLYREANVDNHGNSYDNVDKRVNDLAYGTPNAEEHMEVSDIALPRRNITLDIPTVSNIAPYRPPYNTGSQGGIYSGSYNPIAPIKGSSLDQAAGLLRKFEGFISQADWDVNAHRVGYGSDTITKADGTVIKVQPGMTVTREDAERDLARRTQLYTNQIKREISEQTWNGLSDRAQAVLTSYIYNYGTLNKTKSVISAAQASAQSGDMTALANAIRRRQVDNKGVNARRRNQEADYILGK comes from the coding sequence ATGAAACGATTCAATAAAGTGAGTATTGCGGTAGTTTTAGCACTCAGTACTTCCCCCATTTATGCAGATACCTCTCTGTTAGATAAAATTCAATTCAATAAATCAGACTCCGTTTTATCTGATCAAATTTACTATCAAATCGGCGGGGGTTCGGGCTATATGACCCCGCCAACTCGAGCAAAATCCTTGAAAGCCGTTGAATTTGGGATTGGTTGGAAAGCCAATTTAATGTGTGGAAATTTTGATATTAAAACCACCGTAAAAAACCAATTAAATGGGATCACGGAAGGCTTTAAAGATTTAATGGGCAATGTCATGGAATCCGCAAAAGGCGCGGTAGCCAGTCTACCCGCTATGGTTATCCAGCGAGCTAACCCCCAACTATATGATATTCTTACCAATGGCGTTTATCAAGGACGTCTTGATTTTAATCGCCTAAAAACCAGCTGTGAAGCCATGTCGAAACAGCTTGCTGACTATACGCTAAATGGACGGTGGGCAAAATCAGCGGATTTGGAAAACTATAAAAGTATTGTAGCCACTGAACCGGATGCACAAAAAGCACAGAAAAAATCAGAAGACAATAAAGGGAAAAATGGCAAGGAATGGATTGGTGGGCAAAAACGTGGAGGAGAAAATCAAAAACAAATCAAATTGATTGAAGATGTCTCTAAAGCGGGTTACAACCTATTACACAACCGTAATGCCTTAGATGAAAGTCCACTTACAGGACAATCTTGTACAGGGGCAACCTGTCAAACCTTTGATTCACCACAAAAACTCTCTGATTTTTTAACCCGAACCATTGGTGAGCAATCCATTTCTACTTGTATCGAAGATTGCGGTCCTAAAACCAGTTCAAAAGCGGGCGTTGGGCTTGCACCAACGATTGAAGAGGAAAATGTACAAACCGTAGAGAAACTTGAACAAGCGCTGAATATGGATACGCCAAGTAAAGAAATACTGGCTGAACTGAGTTCAAATACCATTCCTGTTACACGCGGGCTTATTGAAGCCTTACGTGAAGATCCTGACGTGGAAGTGCTTAGTCAACGTTTATCTGCAGAAATCGCCACAGCCAAAGTCATGGAAAAAATGCTGTTGGCACGACGTGCAATACTCGCTGGCATGCGAGAGCCTTATGTGGCAGCCGATAACAATGTTCAAGAAGAGTTGGAAAAAGCCTTAAATAAAATTGACTTGGAAATCTCTCAAGTGAAACTCGAAATGGATCTACAAAAAATGATCACCAATAACACGGCTTCTGTAATCATTCAAAATAAGCTCTACCGAGAGGCCAATGTTGACAATCATGGCAATAGCTATGACAACGTAGATAAACGTGTTAATGATTTAGCCTACGGTACCCCAAATGCCGAAGAGCATATGGAAGTAAGTGATATTGCATTACCTCGACGAAATATTACTCTAGATATTCCAACAGTGAGTAATATTGCACCTTATAGACCGCCTTATAACACGGGTAGTCAAGGTGGCATTTATTCAGGCAGCTATAATCCTATAGCACCAATTAAGGGGTCCTCGCTTGATCAAGCTGCAGGATTATTACGAAAATTTGAGGGATTCATCAGTCAAGCTGATTGGGATGTCAACGCACATCGTGTAGGCTATGGATCAGATACGATTACCAAAGCGGATGGTACGGTGATCAAAGTACAACCTGGAATGACCGTAACCAGAGAAGATGCAGAGCGCGATTTAGCCCGTCGAACCCAACTCTATACGAACCAAATCAAACGAGAAATTTCAGAACAAACGTGGAATGGTTTATCTGATCGAGCTCAAGCTGTATTAACCTCTTATATTTATAACTACGGAACACTGAATAAGACAAAAAGTGTCATTAGTGCTGCACAAGCATCAGCACAATCAGGGGATATGACCGCATTAGCCAATGCCATTAGAAGACGTCAAGTGGATAATAAAGGCGTAAATGCAAGACGTCGAAATCAAGAAGCTGATTATATTTTAGGTAAGTAG